Proteins found in one Candidatus Binataceae bacterium genomic segment:
- the pheT gene encoding phenylalanine--tRNA ligase subunit beta, translating to MKLPLSWLKEYLALEADEATLCHRLSLAGLEVESIEHLRAPFRGVTIARVLEVRRHPNADRLNLCEVDAGAHGQFRVVCGAPNVHQGMVAPLALVGARLGGKEAGGVESAPPLSAAVIRGERSEGMLCSGRELGLSEDHSGIVELDAQAPLGTDLADFLGLDDTVLDLAITPNRGDCLSILGLAREIGALFGLTLRQPRWRVPRPPAGVPPPSVEIASAQQCPRYAGLRIDGVIVGPSPAWMRRRLELCGMRAVNNLVDVTNYVMLELGQPLHAFDFAKLAEGRIVVRQAHTDRDFVTLDGVARQLAPTDLVIADGQRPVAVAGVMGGQSSEVGPETTSLLIESAYFEPSTVARTARRLGLHSEASYRFERGIDRDGQVAALRRAAELLTRHAGGKVAAPICDLQPQPFTPLVLTLDLGRMAALLGVALPGAEVRRRLMLLGAKASSTGKDRLAVTVPSFRSDLREAADLAEEVARLSGLEEIPERLPARPNRIAARSPMRDLSAKAREIMLGCGLTEVHSLAFAAPQDNRLIAGADDSFNDGLPVVVANPLSAELSELRLSLLPGLLNVLRFNLNRQASACHAFELAKVFAEKSGVPAERLALAGIGYGDFIVPELGQRALGFNFASAKGIVERLLEALGYTAGVRFMAAVPAQAPYLHPGKAALVCLRDQRIGVLGELHPAHAFRLDLRLPCGLFELDLSCLAGLFSRPRPIAAPPRYPAVRRDLALVVDRERNAGEVVENIRALDVPWLESVEVFDVYAGEGIAPGKKSLALALRYRAERTLTDDEVNRVHESLVRQALQRLNAQLRQ from the coding sequence ATGAAACTGCCGCTTAGCTGGTTAAAGGAATATCTGGCGTTGGAGGCCGACGAGGCTACGCTTTGCCATCGCCTGAGCTTGGCCGGGCTGGAGGTCGAGAGTATCGAGCATCTACGCGCACCCTTCCGTGGCGTCACCATTGCCCGCGTGCTCGAGGTGCGCCGCCATCCTAATGCCGACCGGCTCAACCTGTGTGAGGTTGACGCTGGCGCCCACGGTCAGTTCCGCGTCGTTTGCGGTGCTCCCAACGTGCATCAGGGAATGGTCGCGCCGCTGGCTTTGGTGGGCGCCCGGTTGGGGGGCAAGGAGGCGGGAGGAGTGGAGAGCGCTCCCCCGCTGAGCGCGGCGGTTATCCGCGGAGAGCGTTCGGAGGGGATGCTCTGCTCGGGGCGCGAATTGGGCTTGTCCGAAGATCACAGCGGGATCGTCGAGCTGGATGCGCAGGCGCCGCTGGGGACCGATCTGGCGGATTTTCTGGGGCTAGACGATACCGTGCTGGATTTGGCGATTACGCCCAATCGCGGCGATTGCCTGTCGATTCTGGGTTTGGCGCGGGAAATCGGCGCACTCTTCGGCTTGACCTTACGCCAGCCGCGCTGGCGCGTGCCGCGGCCGCCCGCCGGCGTGCCACCGCCCTCGGTCGAGATTGCGTCGGCGCAGCAATGTCCGCGCTACGCCGGCTTGCGCATCGATGGAGTTATCGTGGGGCCCTCGCCGGCCTGGATGCGTCGGCGCCTGGAGCTGTGCGGAATGCGCGCAGTCAACAATCTGGTTGATGTCACCAACTATGTGATGCTTGAGCTCGGCCAGCCGCTGCATGCCTTCGACTTCGCCAAGCTGGCCGAGGGCCGAATCGTGGTGCGTCAGGCACACACCGATCGCGACTTCGTCACTCTCGACGGCGTGGCGCGCCAGTTGGCACCCACCGACCTGGTGATCGCCGATGGCCAGCGGCCCGTGGCGGTTGCCGGAGTGATGGGCGGGCAAAGTTCCGAAGTCGGCCCCGAGACCACCAGCCTGCTGATCGAGAGCGCTTACTTCGAGCCCAGCACGGTGGCGCGTACCGCGCGCCGGCTAGGGCTGCACAGCGAGGCCAGCTATCGCTTCGAGCGCGGTATCGATCGCGACGGCCAGGTAGCAGCGCTGAGACGAGCGGCCGAATTATTGACGCGTCATGCCGGTGGTAAGGTGGCCGCGCCGATTTGCGATCTTCAGCCGCAGCCTTTTACGCCTCTCGTGCTTACGTTGGACCTAGGCCGGATGGCCGCGCTGCTGGGCGTGGCGCTGCCAGGTGCGGAGGTACGCCGGCGCCTGATGCTGTTGGGGGCCAAGGCCTCCAGTACCGGTAAGGATCGCTTGGCAGTCACCGTCCCTTCCTTTCGTTCCGACTTGCGTGAGGCCGCCGATCTCGCCGAGGAAGTGGCTCGTCTAAGCGGTCTGGAGGAGATCCCCGAGCGCCTGCCGGCGCGGCCCAATCGGATCGCCGCGCGCAGCCCGATGCGTGATTTAAGTGCCAAGGCGCGGGAAATCATGCTGGGGTGTGGGTTGACCGAAGTGCATTCACTGGCTTTTGCAGCGCCCCAGGATAACCGCTTGATCGCCGGCGCCGACGATAGCTTTAACGATGGCTTGCCGGTAGTGGTCGCCAACCCGCTGTCAGCCGAATTAAGCGAGCTGCGCCTCAGCCTGCTGCCGGGATTGCTGAATGTCCTGCGCTTCAACCTAAATCGTCAAGCGTCGGCCTGCCACGCCTTCGAGCTGGCCAAGGTCTTCGCCGAGAAGTCGGGGGTACCGGCCGAACGGCTAGCCCTGGCCGGCATCGGATACGGCGATTTTATCGTGCCCGAGCTGGGGCAGCGTGCCCTGGGTTTCAACTTTGCCAGCGCCAAGGGGATTGTTGAACGCTTGTTGGAGGCGCTTGGATATACTGCCGGCGTGCGCTTCATGGCCGCAGTGCCCGCCCAGGCACCTTATCTCCATCCCGGCAAGGCCGCGCTGGTATGCTTGCGCGATCAAAGAATAGGGGTGCTGGGCGAACTGCATCCCGCCCACGCCTTTCGGCTGGATCTGCGCTTGCCCTGCGGACTGTTCGAGTTGGATCTCTCCTGTTTGGCTGGGTTGTTTTCAAGGCCGCGCCCAATCGCTGCGCCGCCACGCTATCCTGCGGTGCGTCGCGATCTGGCGCTGGTGGTCGATCGAGAGCGCAACGCCGGCGAAGTGGTCGAAAACATTCGCGCGCTCGACGTACCGTGGTTGGAGAGCGTGGAAGTGTTTGACGTTTATGCCGGCGAGGGAATTGCTCCAGGCAAGAAGAGCCTGGCTTTGGCGCTGCGCTATCGAGCCGAGCGCACTTTGACCGACGACGAAGTCAATCGCGTCCACGAAAGCTTGGTGCGCCAGGCCCTCCAGCGGCTGAATGCGCAATTGCGCCAATGA
- the pheS gene encoding phenylalanine--tRNA ligase subunit alpha: protein MKEQLEAIRARALAELAEDAHGAQIEAVRVRVLGRTGELTQVMRGMRDLPAEQRPLVGQLVNQIKRELEERIEQLQAELRRREMEQALAAERVDVTLPGLRLRRGRLHPLTQVANRMVGLFEAMGFEVIETQDIDDDFHNFSALNFPPDHPAREMQDTFFVSGGLLLRTHTSNGQIHVMQKRRPPLAVICPGNCYRRDELSVRAAPMFGQIEGFMVDRAGIITMADLKGVLSEFLRGLFGADTKVRFRASFFPFTEPSAEVDIGCLLCGGSGCRVCKQAGWVEILGSGMIHPHVLRAVGYDPEQYQGFAFGVGIERTAMLTLGVDDMRLFLDNDLRFLEQF, encoded by the coding sequence ATGAAAGAACAATTGGAAGCAATCCGAGCTCGCGCACTGGCCGAGTTGGCCGAAGATGCGCACGGGGCCCAAATTGAAGCGGTGCGGGTGAGGGTGCTGGGCCGAACCGGAGAACTGACCCAGGTGATGCGGGGGATGCGCGACCTGCCGGCCGAGCAGCGGCCGCTGGTCGGTCAGCTCGTCAATCAGATCAAACGCGAGCTGGAGGAGCGTATCGAGCAGTTGCAAGCCGAGCTGCGCCGGCGTGAGATGGAGCAGGCACTGGCAGCCGAACGGGTAGACGTGACCCTGCCGGGATTGCGCCTGCGACGCGGCCGATTGCATCCGCTGACTCAGGTCGCCAACCGGATGGTCGGATTGTTCGAAGCAATGGGCTTCGAGGTGATCGAGACCCAGGATATCGACGACGACTTCCATAATTTTTCGGCGCTCAACTTTCCTCCCGACCATCCCGCGCGCGAGATGCAGGACACCTTTTTTGTGTCCGGCGGGCTGCTCCTGCGGACCCATACTTCCAATGGGCAGATTCACGTCATGCAAAAGCGCCGCCCGCCGCTGGCCGTGATCTGCCCGGGCAATTGCTACCGGCGCGATGAATTGAGTGTGCGCGCGGCCCCAATGTTTGGGCAAATTGAGGGCTTCATGGTCGATCGCGCGGGCATCATCACGATGGCGGATTTGAAGGGTGTGTTGAGCGAATTTTTGCGCGGGCTGTTCGGCGCCGACACCAAGGTGCGCTTTCGCGCCAGCTTCTTTCCTTTCACCGAACCCAGTGCCGAGGTCGATATCGGTTGTCTGTTGTGTGGCGGGTCTGGTTGCCGGGTATGCAAACAGGCGGGATGGGTCGAGATCCTCGGCTCGGGCATGATTCATCCCCACGTTCTGCGCGCGGTCGGTTACGATCCCGAGCAATATCAGGGTTTTGCCTTCGGGGTAGGAATCGAACGGACTGCGATGCTGACGTTGGGGGTGGACGACATGCGATTGTTTCTGGACAACGACCTGCGCTTTCTCGAGCAATTTTAA
- the rplT gene encoding 50S ribosomal protein L20 produces the protein MPRTKGGPKSHRRHKRQLKLASGYVGGRKLYRQARNTLEKGLTYAYRDRKHKKREFRALWVTRINALAREYGLSYSRLIDGLNKANVAIDRKQLAALAMERDGLFAELVNTAKSALGAEAA, from the coding sequence ATGCCTCGTACCAAAGGTGGCCCCAAATCTCATCGCCGACATAAGCGCCAGCTCAAGCTTGCTTCGGGTTATGTAGGCGGCCGAAAACTTTATCGTCAGGCGCGCAACACCCTGGAGAAAGGGCTGACGTACGCCTATCGCGATCGCAAGCACAAGAAACGGGAATTCCGCGCCTTGTGGGTGACCCGGATTAACGCCTTGGCGCGCGAGTACGGGCTCAGCTACAGCCGCCTGATCGATGGCTTGAATAAAGCCAACGTTGCCATCGACCGCAAGCAGTTGGCCGCGTTGGCAATGGAGCGCGACGGGCTGTTCGCCGAATTGGTCAATACCGCCAAAAGCGCGTTGGGGGCGGAGGCGGCTTAA
- the rpmI gene encoding 50S ribosomal protein L35 encodes MPKLKTNRSAAKRFRMTKTGKVKHKKAYLRHLNSSKNRSRKRHLRQPGILSQADTKRARQLVPYGNS; translated from the coding sequence ATGCCCAAGCTTAAAACCAATCGTAGCGCGGCCAAGCGCTTCCGCATGACCAAGACCGGTAAGGTCAAGCATAAGAAGGCTTATTTGCGCCATCTTAACAGTTCCAAGAATCGCAGCCGCAAGCGCCATTTGCGGCAGCCGGGAATTTTGAGTCAGGCCGATACCAAACGGGCCCGCCAGTTGGTGCCCTACGGTAATTCGTAA
- the infC gene encoding translation initiation factor IF-3, whose protein sequence is MTRVNEYIRSPEVRVIDSDGRQAGVMSAHDALALAQSRGLDLVEVAATAQPPVCRVMDFDKYRYTQKKKAHDSRRHASASAVKEVKMGARTDKHDLEFKVKHVRRFVEEGQRVKVSIFFRGREITHPELGQAILAQILGLVQDIAQPEGSARMEGRNMSVLLTPR, encoded by the coding sequence GTGACCCGCGTCAATGAATACATCCGTAGCCCCGAGGTGCGGGTAATCGACTCCGACGGACGCCAGGCAGGCGTGATGAGCGCGCACGACGCGTTGGCCCTGGCGCAGAGTCGAGGTTTGGATCTGGTCGAGGTCGCGGCCACGGCGCAACCGCCGGTATGCCGCGTGATGGACTTCGACAAGTATCGCTACACTCAAAAGAAAAAGGCGCACGATAGCCGCCGCCATGCCTCGGCCTCCGCGGTCAAGGAGGTGAAGATGGGGGCGCGCACGGACAAGCATGACCTGGAATTCAAGGTCAAGCATGTGCGCCGCTTTGTCGAAGAGGGGCAGCGTGTTAAGGTATCGATTTTTTTCCGGGGCCGTGAAATCACTCATCCCGAACTGGGGCAGGCGATACTGGCGCAGATCCTTGGCTTGGTGCAAGATATAGCGCAACCCGAGGGGAGCGCGCGGATGGAAGGTCGGAACATGTCGGTGCTGCTCACGCCCCGCTGA
- the thrS gene encoding threonine--tRNA ligase yields the protein MNQTIRVTVQGAVHEVVAGTPAAEILRLQPDGVRAIAALVNGVAVDLWRPVTSDAVVEPVDERSPQGLEILRHSSAHLMAQAVQSLYPGTQVTIGPTIEDGFYYDFATPTPFTVEDLPKIEARMRELAKADLRVERQEVSKAEAVEWFKAAGEHYKVEILAGIEQERVSIYRQGEWMDLCRGPHVPSTRYLKAFKLTSVAGAYWRGDEHNAMLSRIYGTAFADKEALEEHLRLLELARALDHRKLGREMGLFMFDPIAPGSPFFLPKGAIIYNELVAYVRRLYRRYGFQEVITPQIFKNQLWQTSGHWEMFRDNMFLTTDGENPGGELDYAVKPMNCPSHAVIFAAEKRSYRDLPLRLADFGRLHRAERSGTLHGLTRVRAMAQDDAHIFCTDEQIGEEIDLNLRMLNEIYSALGFERIELKLATMPVQHLGDEASWQRTEATLAQAMGRNGFSYEINPGEGAFYGPKIEIYVPDALRRKWQLATIQLDFNMPQRFDLKYTTSSGVETRPVMIHRAILGTLERFIGLLLEHTGGLLPFWLAPEQVRVLPLSEKVEAYAKELGLLIEHGGWRAHCDLRNEKLGFKIRAAELAKIPFMVVVGEREAESRTVSLRRLRGEKNEAMSVDSLLELLKAEPFPT from the coding sequence ATGAACCAGACTATTCGCGTAACAGTGCAGGGTGCTGTCCACGAGGTGGTCGCGGGTACTCCGGCGGCGGAGATTTTGCGCTTGCAGCCTGACGGTGTGCGTGCCATCGCGGCCCTGGTCAACGGGGTCGCGGTCGATCTATGGCGGCCGGTGACCAGCGATGCGGTGGTTGAGCCGGTAGACGAGCGCAGTCCGCAGGGGCTGGAGATTCTGCGCCATTCCAGCGCGCACTTGATGGCCCAGGCGGTCCAAAGCCTTTACCCTGGAACCCAGGTCACCATCGGACCCACGATCGAAGACGGCTTTTATTACGACTTCGCCACTCCCACCCCCTTTACAGTGGAGGATTTGCCCAAGATCGAGGCCCGGATGCGGGAGCTGGCCAAAGCGGATCTGCGGGTGGAGCGGCAAGAAGTGTCCAAGGCCGAAGCGGTTGAGTGGTTCAAAGCCGCCGGTGAGCATTACAAGGTCGAGATCCTGGCCGGAATCGAGCAGGAACGAGTGTCGATTTATCGCCAGGGCGAATGGATGGATCTGTGTCGCGGGCCGCACGTGCCCTCCACCCGCTATTTGAAGGCCTTCAAACTAACCAGCGTGGCGGGAGCATACTGGCGCGGCGACGAACATAACGCGATGCTGTCGCGGATCTACGGCACCGCGTTCGCCGACAAGGAGGCGCTGGAGGAACATCTGCGCCTACTGGAATTGGCGCGCGCCCTTGACCATCGCAAGCTGGGCCGCGAGATGGGCCTCTTCATGTTCGATCCGATTGCTCCGGGCAGTCCGTTTTTCTTACCCAAGGGAGCGATAATTTACAACGAGCTTGTCGCTTACGTGCGCCGTTTGTACCGCCGCTACGGTTTCCAGGAGGTCATTACCCCGCAGATCTTTAAAAATCAGCTCTGGCAGACTTCCGGTCATTGGGAGATGTTTCGCGATAACATGTTTCTTACCACCGACGGCGAAAATCCCGGCGGGGAGCTGGATTATGCGGTTAAACCGATGAACTGTCCCAGCCATGCCGTGATCTTCGCAGCGGAGAAGCGCTCTTATCGCGACTTACCCCTGCGCCTGGCGGATTTCGGCCGGCTCCATCGCGCCGAGCGCTCGGGTACTTTGCACGGCCTGACCCGGGTGCGTGCGATGGCGCAGGATGATGCGCACATTTTCTGCACCGACGAGCAGATCGGCGAAGAAATCGACCTCAATTTGCGGATGCTCAACGAGATTTACTCGGCCCTGGGCTTCGAGCGCATCGAACTTAAGCTGGCCACAATGCCGGTGCAACATCTGGGTGACGAGGCCTCCTGGCAGCGCACCGAGGCGACCTTGGCGCAGGCGATGGGGCGCAACGGCTTCAGTTACGAAATCAATCCGGGCGAGGGGGCCTTCTATGGCCCGAAAATCGAAATTTACGTGCCCGATGCGTTGCGGCGCAAATGGCAATTAGCGACGATTCAACTGGATTTTAACATGCCGCAGCGTTTCGACTTGAAGTATACCACCAGTAGTGGGGTGGAAACGCGGCCCGTGATGATTCATCGGGCAATTTTGGGCACCCTGGAACGCTTTATCGGCCTACTTTTGGAGCATACCGGTGGTTTACTACCCTTTTGGTTGGCCCCCGAGCAGGTGCGGGTTCTGCCGCTGAGTGAGAAGGTGGAGGCCTACGCCAAGGAGTTGGGCCTGCTGATCGAGCATGGCGGCTGGCGTGCCCATTGCGATTTGCGCAATGAAAAACTGGGATTCAAGATTCGCGCCGCCGAGTTGGCCAAAATTCCTTTCATGGTCGTGGTGGGAGAACGAGAAGCGGAATCCCGCACGGTCTCCCTGCGCCGTTTGCGGGGCGAGAAGAATGAAGCTATGAGCGTGGATAGCTTGCTTGAACTGCTTAAAGCAGAGCCCTTCCCAACCTGA